From the Caballeronia sp. NK8 genome, one window contains:
- a CDS encoding thiol:disulfide interchange protein DsbA/DsbL, whose amino-acid sequence MKKLFSALALSLGVAAASMSVASSAMAAPAAGKDYTVLQAAQPIAAPAGKVEVIEFFWYGCPHCNEFEPYLEAWAKKQGPDVVFKRVPVAFRDDFIPHSKMYHALDALGVADKVTPAVFNEIHVKKNYLLTPQAQADFLKTQGVDPKKYMDAYNSFSTQSAVQRDAKLLQDYKIDGVPTIVVQGKYETGPAMTNSLPGTTQVMDFLVQQVRDKKL is encoded by the coding sequence ATGAAAAAACTGTTTAGCGCGTTGGCTCTTTCCCTCGGCGTCGCAGCCGCTTCGATGAGCGTCGCGAGTTCGGCGATGGCCGCGCCCGCCGCCGGCAAGGACTACACGGTGCTGCAGGCGGCTCAGCCGATCGCCGCGCCCGCGGGCAAGGTCGAGGTCATCGAGTTCTTCTGGTATGGCTGCCCGCACTGCAACGAGTTCGAGCCGTACCTCGAGGCATGGGCGAAGAAGCAAGGGCCTGACGTCGTGTTCAAGCGCGTGCCGGTGGCGTTCCGCGACGACTTCATTCCCCATTCGAAGATGTATCACGCGCTCGACGCGCTCGGTGTCGCCGACAAGGTCACGCCCGCCGTGTTCAACGAGATCCACGTGAAGAAGAACTATCTGCTGACGCCGCAGGCGCAAGCGGATTTCCTCAAGACGCAGGGCGTCGATCCGAAGAAGTACATGGACGCCTATAACTCGTTCTCGACGCAGAGCGCCGTGCAGCGCGACGCCAAGCTCCTGCAGGACTACAAGATCGACGGCGTGCCGACGATCGTCGTGCAGGGCAAGTACGAAACCGGCCCGGCGATGACCAACAGCCTGCCGGGCACCACGCAGGTGATGGACTTCCTCGTCCAGCAAGTCCGCGACAAGAAGCTTTAA
- a CDS encoding SPOR domain-containing protein, translated as MAKPRRTSKQSKQTGGTFIGIVLGLIVGLAIAVIVALYITRAPTPFVAKVAPPPSEANSAPAAAQPYDPNRPLQGKTPGQAVPQAAQPTPPNTAPGQTNNQTQSSGVLDEPQIVEVPPSGGTASAPKTASTTPAKKPEAAPNATSNANATPPKGGSAPTTAKTTPPAPGEPNTGYFLQVGAYKTQADAEQQRARLGFQGFESKVTQRDAGGVTYYRVRIGPFAKFEDMNTARQRLSDAGVDTAVIRFSKQ; from the coding sequence ATGGCAAAACCACGCCGCACATCGAAGCAGTCGAAGCAAACCGGGGGAACGTTTATCGGCATCGTGCTGGGCCTGATCGTCGGCCTCGCGATTGCCGTGATCGTCGCGCTGTACATCACGCGCGCACCCACGCCGTTCGTGGCGAAGGTCGCGCCGCCGCCGTCGGAAGCCAACTCCGCGCCCGCCGCCGCGCAGCCGTACGATCCGAACCGTCCGCTGCAAGGCAAGACGCCGGGTCAGGCCGTGCCGCAGGCCGCGCAGCCCACGCCGCCGAACACCGCGCCGGGTCAGACCAACAATCAGACGCAGTCGTCGGGCGTGCTCGACGAGCCGCAGATCGTCGAAGTGCCGCCGTCGGGCGGGACTGCGTCCGCGCCGAAGACGGCGAGCACGACGCCCGCCAAGAAGCCCGAGGCCGCGCCTAACGCCACCAGCAACGCCAACGCCACGCCGCCGAAGGGCGGCTCGGCGCCCACGACGGCAAAGACCACGCCGCCCGCGCCCGGCGAGCCCAATACCGGCTACTTCCTCCAGGTGGGCGCGTACAAGACACAAGCGGATGCCGAACAGCAGCGCGCGCGTCTTGGCTTCCAGGGCTTCGAATCGAAGGTCACGCAGCGCGATGCGGGCGGCGTGACGTACTATCGTGTGCGCATCGGGCCCTTCGCGAAGTTCGAGGACATGAACACGGCGCGTCAGCGGCTGTCCGATGCGGGTGTCGATACGGCCGTGATCCGTTTCTCCAAGCAATAA
- a CDS encoding SDR family oxidoreductase produces MTEVRLKIFITGASSGIGLALAEEYVKRGAVLGLVARRADSLAAFAARHPRSVISIYPADVRDADALADAARRFIAEHGPADIVIANAGMSRGALTGHGDLDTFRTVMDVNYFGMAATFEPFVASMTAARRGTLVGIASVAGVRGLPGGGAYSASKAAVAKYLEALRVEMRPLGVAVVTIAPGYVRSEMTAHNPYRMPFLMDADRFATKAADAIARKVRYATFPWQMRVAGMLMHALPRWLYDALAERAPRKPRAGE; encoded by the coding sequence ATGACCGAGGTTCGACTGAAGATTTTCATCACCGGCGCATCGAGCGGCATCGGCCTCGCACTGGCCGAGGAATATGTGAAGCGCGGGGCCGTGCTCGGCCTCGTCGCCCGCCGCGCCGATTCCCTCGCGGCCTTCGCGGCCCGCCATCCTCGAAGCGTCATTTCGATCTATCCCGCCGACGTGCGCGACGCCGACGCGCTCGCCGATGCCGCGCGCCGTTTCATCGCGGAGCATGGCCCGGCGGATATCGTCATCGCGAACGCGGGCATGAGCCGAGGCGCGCTGACGGGCCACGGCGATCTCGACACCTTCCGCACCGTCATGGACGTGAACTACTTCGGCATGGCCGCGACGTTCGAGCCCTTCGTCGCGTCGATGACGGCGGCGCGGCGCGGCACGCTCGTCGGCATCGCGAGCGTCGCGGGCGTGCGCGGGTTGCCGGGCGGCGGCGCATACAGCGCGTCGAAAGCGGCGGTGGCAAAGTATCTGGAAGCGTTGCGCGTCGAAATGCGGCCGCTCGGCGTCGCCGTCGTCACGATCGCGCCGGGCTACGTGCGCTCGGAGATGACCGCGCACAATCCGTATCGGATGCCCTTTCTGATGGACGCCGACCGCTTCGCCACGAAAGCCGCCGACGCCATCGCGCGCAAGGTCCGCTACGCGACGTTTCCATGGCAGATGCGCGTCGCGGGCATGCTGATGCACGCGCTGCCCCGCTGGCTCTACGACGCGCTCGCCGAGCGCGCGCCGCGCAAGCCACGCGCGGGAGAGTAA
- the argS gene encoding arginine--tRNA ligase: MLPAHKHTLETLLTDAVQQVAQGTLAAGEAAFVAPTIVLERPKVAAHGDVASNVAMQLAKPLRANPRQLAQQIVDAVLGLPAAQGLVEGAEVAGPGFINLRLAATAKQAAIPAVLSEGAAFGRSTREAGRHVLVEFVSANPTGPLHVGHGRQAALGDALSNLLETQGYDVHREFYYNDAGVQIANLAASTQLRARGLKPGDAGWPEGAYNGEYIADIARDYMAGETVAAKDGEPVKGTGDVEDLEAIRHFAVAYLRHEQDMDLTAFGVKFDQFYLESALYKEGRVEKTVASLVDAGKTYEQDGALWLRTTDDGDDKDRVMKKSDGTYTYFVPDVAYHVTKWERGYTKVINIQGSDHHGTIARVRAGLQGLGVGIPKGYPDYVLHKMVTVMRDGQEVKISKRAGSYVTVRDLIEWSGGLAPGHETAPDQIDEDTIRRGRDAVRFFLISRKADTEFVFDIDLALKQNDENPVYYVQYAHARICTILNDWKERYGGDLSKVAQADLSPLSSDRAMALLNKLAEFPEMLSHAAHELAPHAVAFYLRDLAGEFHSFYNAERVLVDDEKERTARIALLAATRQVLENGLATIGVSAPQKM; the protein is encoded by the coding sequence ATGCTGCCCGCACACAAACACACTCTCGAAACGCTCCTTACCGACGCGGTCCAGCAGGTCGCGCAAGGCACTCTGGCGGCAGGCGAAGCCGCTTTCGTCGCGCCCACGATCGTCCTCGAACGGCCGAAAGTCGCGGCGCACGGCGATGTCGCATCGAATGTCGCGATGCAGCTCGCCAAGCCGCTGCGCGCGAATCCGCGCCAGCTCGCGCAGCAGATCGTCGATGCGGTGCTCGGCCTTCCGGCGGCGCAGGGTCTCGTCGAGGGCGCCGAAGTGGCGGGTCCCGGCTTCATCAATCTGCGTCTTGCCGCCACCGCCAAGCAAGCAGCGATCCCGGCCGTGCTGAGCGAAGGCGCCGCCTTCGGCCGCTCGACGCGTGAAGCGGGCAGACACGTGCTGGTCGAGTTCGTGTCGGCGAATCCGACCGGTCCGCTGCACGTCGGCCACGGCCGTCAGGCCGCGCTCGGCGATGCGCTCTCGAACCTGCTCGAAACGCAGGGCTACGACGTGCACCGCGAGTTCTACTACAACGACGCCGGCGTGCAGATCGCCAACCTCGCCGCCTCGACCCAGTTACGCGCGCGCGGCCTCAAGCCGGGCGACGCCGGCTGGCCGGAAGGCGCCTACAACGGCGAGTACATCGCCGATATCGCGCGCGATTACATGGCGGGCGAAACCGTCGCAGCAAAGGACGGCGAGCCGGTCAAGGGCACGGGCGACGTCGAGGATCTCGAAGCCATCCGCCATTTTGCGGTCGCGTATCTGCGCCACGAACAGGACATGGATCTGACCGCGTTCGGCGTGAAGTTCGACCAGTTCTATCTGGAGTCTGCGCTGTACAAGGAAGGCCGCGTCGAGAAGACGGTCGCGTCGCTCGTCGATGCCGGCAAGACCTACGAGCAGGACGGCGCGCTGTGGCTGCGCACCACCGACGACGGCGACGACAAGGACCGCGTCATGAAGAAGTCCGACGGCACGTACACGTACTTCGTGCCGGACGTCGCGTATCACGTAACCAAGTGGGAGCGCGGCTACACGAAGGTCATCAATATCCAGGGCTCGGACCATCACGGCACGATCGCGCGCGTGCGCGCCGGCCTGCAAGGTCTCGGCGTCGGCATTCCGAAAGGCTATCCCGACTACGTGCTGCACAAGATGGTCACCGTCATGCGCGACGGTCAGGAAGTGAAAATCTCGAAACGCGCGGGCAGTTACGTCACCGTGCGTGACCTGATCGAATGGTCGGGCGGCCTCGCGCCGGGTCACGAAACCGCACCCGATCAGATCGACGAAGACACCATCCGCCGCGGCCGCGACGCGGTGCGCTTCTTCCTCATCTCGCGCAAGGCGGATACCGAATTCGTATTCGACATCGACCTCGCGCTCAAGCAGAACGACGAGAATCCGGTCTACTACGTGCAATACGCGCACGCGCGCATCTGCACGATTCTCAACGACTGGAAGGAACGCTACGGCGGCGATCTGTCGAAGGTGGCGCAGGCCGATCTCTCGCCGTTGTCGAGCGACCGCGCGATGGCATTGCTCAACAAGCTCGCCGAGTTCCCCGAGATGCTCTCGCACGCCGCCCACGAACTCGCGCCGCACGCGGTCGCGTTCTATCTGCGCGATCTCGCTGGCGAATTTCACTCGTTCTACAATGCGGAGCGCGTGCTCGTGGACGATGAGAAAGAGCGCACGGCCCGCATCGCGCTGCTTGCCGCGACGCGCCAGGTTCTCGAAAACGGTCTCGCGACCATCGGCGTCTCCGCTCCTCAAAAGATGTAA
- a CDS encoding homocysteine S-methyltransferase family protein, whose product MTQNALPKAPARAYTRGAALPALLQKRILILDGAMGTMIQRYKLDEAAYRGERFKDYGRDIKGNNELLSITQPQIIREIHEQYLAAGADIIETNTFGATRVAQADYGMEDLAAEMNIESVKVAREACEKYSTPDKPRFVAGAIGPTPKTASISPDVNDPGARNVSFDELRDTYYEQAKALLDAGCDLFLVETIFDTLNAKAALFALDQLFDDTGELVPIMISGTVTDASGRILSGQTVEAFWNSLRHAKPLTFGLNCALGAALMRPYIAELSKLCDTYVSCYPNAGLPNPMSDTGFDETPDVTSGLLKEFATAGLVNIAGGCCGTTPEHIAEIAKALAEVKPRAFPSQYREVA is encoded by the coding sequence ATGACCCAGAACGCCCTTCCGAAAGCCCCCGCGCGGGCCTACACGCGCGGCGCCGCGCTGCCCGCGCTGCTGCAAAAGCGCATCCTGATTCTCGACGGCGCGATGGGCACGATGATCCAGCGCTACAAGCTCGACGAAGCCGCGTATCGCGGCGAGCGCTTCAAGGACTATGGCCGCGACATCAAGGGCAACAACGAGTTGCTGTCGATCACGCAGCCGCAGATCATCCGCGAGATTCACGAGCAATACCTCGCGGCGGGCGCGGACATCATCGAGACGAACACATTCGGCGCGACGCGCGTGGCCCAGGCCGATTACGGCATGGAAGACCTCGCCGCCGAGATGAACATCGAGTCCGTAAAGGTCGCGCGCGAAGCCTGCGAAAAGTATTCGACGCCGGACAAACCGCGTTTCGTCGCGGGCGCGATCGGACCGACGCCGAAGACCGCGAGCATCTCGCCCGACGTCAACGATCCGGGCGCACGCAACGTGTCCTTCGACGAACTGCGCGACACGTACTACGAACAGGCGAAGGCGCTGCTCGACGCGGGCTGCGATCTGTTTCTCGTCGAGACGATCTTCGACACGCTGAACGCGAAAGCGGCGCTGTTCGCGCTCGACCAGCTGTTCGACGACACCGGCGAACTCGTGCCGATCATGATCTCGGGCACGGTCACCGACGCCTCGGGCCGCATTCTCTCCGGTCAGACGGTGGAAGCGTTCTGGAACTCGCTGCGTCACGCGAAGCCGCTGACCTTCGGCCTGAACTGCGCGCTGGGCGCTGCGCTGATGCGGCCGTATATCGCCGAGCTGTCGAAGCTGTGCGACACGTACGTGTCCTGCTATCCGAACGCCGGCCTGCCGAATCCGATGAGCGACACCGGCTTCGACGAAACGCCCGACGTGACCTCGGGATTGCTGAAGGAATTCGCGACGGCGGGCCTCGTGAACATCGCGGGCGGCTGCTGCGGCACGACGCCGGAGCATATCGCCGAGATCGCGAAGGCGCTCGCGGAAGTGAAGCCGCGCGCTTTTCCGTCGCAATATCGCGAGGTTGCGTAA
- a CDS encoding DUF1840 domain-containing protein — MLITFKSPASPDVIMLENLAEYLLGIIGKQLTARGVITHEDIPAAIQKLEAAVATDKKERAEHEGHFHEGEEGHVPHEHPVGLAQRAFPFIDMLRLAQKDNKDILWGV; from the coding sequence ATGCTCATCACATTCAAAAGCCCGGCCTCACCGGACGTCATCATGCTGGAAAACCTCGCGGAATACTTGCTCGGCATCATCGGCAAGCAATTGACCGCACGGGGCGTCATCACGCACGAAGATATTCCGGCGGCCATCCAGAAACTCGAAGCGGCCGTTGCCACCGACAAGAAAGAGCGCGCGGAGCACGAGGGCCATTTTCACGAAGGTGAAGAAGGTCATGTGCCGCACGAGCATCCGGTCGGACTCGCGCAGCGCGCGTTTCCGTTCATCGACATGCTGCGGCTCGCCCAGAAAGACAACAAGGATATTCTCTGGGGCGTCTGA
- the metH gene encoding methionine synthase, translating into MTDHTMRLSGLEPFNVTDGSLFINVGERTNVTGSKAFARMILNGQFDEALAVARQQVENGAQVIDINMDEAMLDSKAAMVRFLNLIASEPDIARVPIMIDSSKWDVIEAGLKCVQGKAIVNSISLKEGEDAFKHHAKLIRRYGAASVVMAFDEKGQADTFQRKTEICKRSYDILVNKVGFEPEDIIFDPNIFAIATGIEEHNNYAVDFINATRWIKQNLPHAKVSGGVSNVSFSFRGNDPVREAIHTVFLYHAIQAGMDMGIVNAGMLGVYADLDAELRERVEDVVLNRRDDGTDRLLEVADKFKTGAAKKEENLEWRNQPVEARLSHALVHGITNFIVEDTEEVRAKIEKAGGRPINVIEGPLMDGMNIVGDLFGAGKMFLPQVVKSARVMKQAVAHLIPFIEEEKKRLADAGADVRPKGKIVIATVKGDVHDIGKNIVSVVLQCNNFEVVNMGVMVPCATILQKAKEEGADIIGLSGLITPSLEEMAYVASEMQRDEYFRGKQTPLLIGGATTSRVHTAVKIAPHYEGPVVYVPDASRSVSVASSLLSDEGAAKYLDELKSDYDRIRTQHANRKAQPMVTYDEARANKTKIDWSAYTPKKPTFIGRRVFKNYDLADLAKYIDWAPFFQTWDLAGPYPAILNDEIVGESARRVFSDGKSMLARLIQGRWLTANGVVMLLPANTVNDDDIEIYTDESRSQVAMTWRNLRQQSVRPVVDGVMRPNRSLADFIAPKDSGVKDYIGIFAVTAGLGVDKKERQFEADHDDYSAIMLKALADRFAEAFAEALHARVRRELWGYAQNETLDNDALIAEKYAGIRPAPGYPACPDHLVKRDMFEVLQADEVGMSVTESLAMLPAASVSGFYLAHPDSTYFSVGKIGDDQLASYAQRMEMSLKDAERALAPQR; encoded by the coding sequence ATGACCGATCACACCATGCGCCTTTCCGGCCTCGAGCCGTTCAACGTCACCGACGGCTCGCTTTTCATCAACGTCGGCGAGCGCACCAACGTGACCGGCTCGAAAGCGTTCGCGCGCATGATCCTGAACGGCCAGTTCGACGAAGCGCTCGCGGTCGCGCGGCAGCAGGTCGAAAACGGCGCGCAGGTCATCGATATCAATATGGACGAAGCCATGCTCGATTCGAAAGCCGCGATGGTGCGCTTTCTGAATCTGATCGCATCGGAACCGGATATCGCGCGCGTGCCGATCATGATCGACTCGTCGAAGTGGGACGTGATCGAAGCGGGCCTGAAGTGCGTGCAAGGCAAGGCGATCGTCAACTCCATCTCTCTAAAGGAGGGCGAAGACGCGTTCAAACATCACGCGAAGCTGATCCGCCGATACGGCGCGGCATCGGTCGTGATGGCGTTCGACGAAAAGGGTCAGGCAGACACGTTCCAGCGCAAGACCGAAATCTGCAAGCGCTCCTACGACATCCTCGTGAACAAAGTCGGCTTCGAGCCGGAAGACATCATCTTCGACCCGAACATCTTCGCGATCGCGACGGGCATCGAGGAACACAACAACTACGCGGTCGATTTCATCAACGCGACGCGCTGGATCAAGCAGAACCTGCCCCACGCGAAGGTAAGCGGCGGCGTGTCGAACGTGTCGTTCTCGTTTCGCGGCAATGATCCCGTGCGCGAGGCCATCCATACCGTGTTCCTGTATCACGCGATCCAGGCCGGCATGGACATGGGCATCGTCAACGCGGGCATGCTCGGCGTATACGCCGATCTCGACGCCGAGTTGCGCGAGCGCGTGGAAGACGTCGTGCTCAACCGCCGCGACGACGGCACGGACCGCCTGCTGGAAGTCGCCGACAAGTTCAAGACCGGCGCGGCGAAAAAGGAAGAGAACCTCGAATGGCGCAATCAGCCGGTCGAGGCGCGTCTGTCGCATGCGCTCGTGCACGGCATCACGAACTTCATCGTCGAAGATACCGAGGAAGTGCGCGCGAAGATCGAAAAGGCAGGCGGGCGTCCGATCAACGTCATCGAAGGGCCGCTGATGGATGGCATGAACATCGTCGGCGACCTGTTCGGCGCGGGCAAGATGTTCCTGCCGCAAGTGGTGAAGTCGGCGCGCGTGATGAAGCAGGCGGTCGCGCATCTGATTCCGTTCATCGAAGAAGAGAAGAAGCGTCTCGCCGATGCCGGCGCGGACGTGCGTCCGAAAGGCAAGATCGTCATCGCGACCGTGAAGGGCGATGTGCACGACATCGGCAAGAACATCGTGTCGGTCGTGCTTCAGTGCAACAACTTCGAAGTGGTCAACATGGGCGTGATGGTGCCCTGCGCGACCATCCTGCAGAAGGCGAAGGAAGAAGGCGCGGACATCATCGGGCTGTCGGGACTCATCACGCCGAGTCTCGAGGAAATGGCTTACGTCGCCTCCGAAATGCAGCGTGACGAATACTTCCGCGGCAAGCAGACGCCCTTGCTCATCGGCGGCGCGACGACGTCGCGCGTGCATACGGCCGTCAAGATCGCGCCGCACTATGAAGGGCCCGTGGTCTACGTGCCGGATGCGTCGCGGTCGGTGTCGGTGGCTTCGAGCCTCCTGTCGGACGAAGGCGCGGCGAAGTATCTCGACGAACTCAAAAGCGACTACGACCGCATCCGCACGCAGCACGCGAACCGCAAGGCGCAGCCGATGGTCACCTACGACGAAGCGCGCGCCAACAAGACGAAGATCGACTGGAGCGCGTACACGCCGAAGAAGCCAACCTTCATCGGGCGGCGCGTGTTCAAGAACTACGACCTCGCCGATCTGGCGAAATACATCGACTGGGCTCCGTTCTTCCAGACCTGGGATCTCGCGGGCCCCTATCCCGCGATTCTCAACGACGAGATCGTCGGCGAATCGGCGCGGCGCGTGTTCTCGGACGGCAAGTCGATGCTCGCGCGCCTGATTCAGGGCCGCTGGCTGACGGCCAATGGCGTCGTGATGCTGCTGCCCGCGAACACCGTGAACGACGACGACATCGAGATCTACACGGATGAATCGCGCTCGCAGGTCGCGATGACGTGGCGCAATCTGCGTCAGCAGAGCGTGCGTCCGGTGGTCGATGGCGTGATGCGTCCGAACCGCTCGCTCGCCGATTTCATCGCGCCGAAGGATTCAGGCGTGAAGGACTATATCGGCATCTTCGCGGTGACGGCGGGCCTCGGCGTCGACAAAAAGGAACGACAGTTCGAGGCCGATCACGACGACTACAGCGCGATCATGCTCAAGGCGCTCGCCGACCGTTTCGCGGAAGCGTTCGCCGAAGCGCTGCACGCGCGCGTGCGCCGCGAACTGTGGGGTTATGCGCAGAACGAAACGCTCGACAACGATGCGCTGATCGCGGAAAAGTACGCCGGCATTCGTCCCGCGCCCGGCTATCCGGCATGCCCGGATCACCTCGTGAAGCGCGATATGTTCGAAGTGCTTCAGGCAGACGAGGTCGGCATGAGCGTCACCGAATCCCTCGCGATGCTGCCGGCCGCGAGCGTTTCGGGCTTCTATCTCGCGCATCCGGACAGCACGTACTTCTCGGTCGGCAAGATCGGCGACGATCAGCTCGCGAGCTACGCGCAACGCATGGAAATGTCCCTCAAGGATGCCGAACGCGCGCTCGCGCCGCAGCGCTAA
- a CDS encoding type VI secretion system Vgr family protein, giving the protein MIFPPSRTLSVSGAALPTLPDGSSALRLSAIKGEEKLSTLYRYELLLSTSLEMPEALAASIDLKTLIGKELTVTIQLDGMSAGTREISGIVTEAGFVDRLNRISRYRVVLQPWLALADLRSDYRIYQRKTVVEIIEEVLGNYLYSYDLRLSSAYPAIDYQVQYGETDYRFIQRLMAEHGIYWFFEHSNSFHRMVLVDHVGAHKPVDSAAYHTLWYYPPDHKIDREYIDHFTLTERIQTGIWATDDYHFKKPAAQLEASSELPRDTAHNRLERYEWPGDYTERDEGEQVARLRMEALHAQSEGAAGEGNLRAVVCGTTFTLTGHPQPNANREYLVLRAKLDAQELADATGTGERFRIRVEFDAQPATTVFRPSRERYPKPRTTGPQTAVVTGAPNSEIWTDQYGRVKLAFHWDRHGAKDHRSSCWVRVSYPWAGSNFGGIHIPRVGTEVIVDFENGDPDRPVVIGRVYNAQTMPPWDLPANATQSGLLTRSSKGAGYENANAIRFEDKRGAEQVWIQAERNLDTEVEHDETHTVGHDRTKRIGHDESDRIGRNWTLHTGGYKFETIDLAAVQNVGLGHMLNVGLAYNMNVSVGCTCATSRCRWRARWA; this is encoded by the coding sequence ATGATCTTCCCCCCGTCCCGCACGTTGTCCGTCAGCGGCGCTGCGTTGCCCACGCTGCCCGATGGCTCATCGGCCCTTCGATTGAGCGCCATCAAGGGCGAGGAAAAACTCTCGACCCTCTACCGATACGAGTTGCTTCTCTCCACGTCGCTGGAGATGCCCGAGGCGCTGGCGGCATCGATCGATCTGAAGACTCTGATCGGCAAGGAGCTGACGGTAACCATTCAGCTCGACGGCATGAGCGCGGGCACACGCGAGATCAGCGGCATCGTGACGGAAGCCGGATTCGTGGATCGGTTGAACCGTATATCACGCTATCGGGTCGTGCTGCAACCCTGGCTTGCCCTTGCGGACTTGCGTTCGGACTACCGAATTTATCAACGCAAAACCGTCGTCGAGATCATCGAAGAGGTGTTGGGCAACTACCTCTATTCGTACGATCTGCGGCTGAGCAGCGCCTACCCCGCGATCGACTATCAGGTGCAATACGGAGAGACGGATTACCGCTTCATCCAGCGCCTGATGGCCGAACACGGCATCTACTGGTTCTTCGAGCACTCGAACAGCTTTCACCGGATGGTGCTGGTCGATCATGTGGGCGCACACAAGCCGGTCGACAGCGCCGCCTATCACACGCTGTGGTACTACCCGCCTGATCACAAGATCGACCGCGAGTATATCGATCACTTCACGCTCACCGAGCGTATCCAGACAGGCATCTGGGCGACCGACGACTACCACTTCAAGAAACCCGCAGCGCAACTCGAAGCCAGCAGCGAACTGCCACGCGATACCGCGCACAACCGGCTCGAACGCTATGAGTGGCCCGGCGACTACACCGAACGCGACGAGGGCGAACAGGTTGCGCGGCTTCGCATGGAAGCACTGCACGCACAGAGCGAAGGTGCCGCCGGTGAGGGCAATCTGCGCGCCGTCGTATGCGGCACGACCTTTACGCTGACGGGCCATCCCCAGCCGAACGCGAACCGTGAGTATCTGGTGCTTCGCGCGAAGCTGGATGCGCAGGAACTCGCCGATGCAACCGGCACCGGTGAACGCTTCCGCATCCGGGTCGAGTTCGATGCACAGCCGGCCACGACCGTGTTCCGCCCGTCGCGCGAACGCTATCCGAAGCCGCGCACCACCGGACCGCAGACCGCAGTGGTGACCGGTGCGCCGAATAGCGAAATCTGGACGGACCAGTACGGGCGCGTGAAGCTGGCTTTCCATTGGGACCGCCACGGCGCGAAGGATCATCGTTCGTCGTGCTGGGTGCGGGTGTCGTACCCGTGGGCGGGCAGTAACTTCGGGGGCATCCACATTCCGCGCGTGGGGACCGAAGTCATCGTCGATTTCGAGAATGGCGATCCGGACCGGCCTGTGGTGATCGGGCGCGTCTACAACGCGCAAACGATGCCGCCGTGGGATTTGCCGGCCAATGCGACGCAAAGCGGCCTGCTCACACGCTCGTCAAAAGGCGCGGGTTACGAGAACGCCAACGCGATCCGCTTCGAGGACAAGCGCGGCGCCGAGCAGGTCTGGATTCAGGCTGAGCGCAACCTCGATACCGAGGTCGAGCACGACGAAACGCACACGGTGGGTCACGACCGCACGAAGCGCATCGGTCACGACGAGTCGGACCGGATCGGACGCAACTGGACGCTGCATACGGGCGGCTACAAGTTCGAGACCATCGATCTCGCGGCGGTGCAGAACGTCGGGCTCGGGCATATGCTCAACGTCGGGCTGGCGTACAACATGAACGTGTCGGTGGGCTGTACTTGCGCAACGTCGCGCTGCAGATGGCGAGCACGGTGGGCATGA
- a CDS encoding DUF3567 domain-containing protein, with translation MQMIYNSPNYCVVEFPPQDNHLAMKAGGYEIVDKNTQREIFIDGALAAKFREHVQQLIAEEPSLEDVDEFLGQFDILMTQPVVLH, from the coding sequence ATGCAAATGATCTACAACAGCCCCAACTATTGCGTCGTCGAATTTCCGCCGCAGGACAACCATCTCGCCATGAAGGCGGGCGGCTACGAGATCGTCGACAAGAACACGCAACGGGAAATTTTCATCGACGGCGCGCTCGCCGCGAAGTTTCGCGAGCACGTGCAACAGTTGATCGCGGAAGAGCCGTCGCTCGAAGATGTCGATGAATTCCTCGGTCAGTTCGATATTCTGATGACCCAACCCGTCGTGCTCCACTGA